A genomic region of Parachlamydia acanthamoebae contains the following coding sequences:
- a CDS encoding ABC transporter ATP-binding protein, whose amino-acid sequence MHPIMKIDKLSKKFVVNQTFPHIWGTFKNLFSFQKKEIEAIHSLSFHIHEGEKVAFVGPNGAGKSTTIKMLTGILHPTAGQIDILGLTPWKDRQALGYKIGTVFGQRTQLWYHLPPSDTFALLAKIYEINSNVYRQRLAELVEVFEIESLLNRPVKQLSLGERMRCELVASLLHQPKILFLDEPTIGLDINAKQKIRGFLNKLSKNQGIALFLTSHDTADIEQVCDRVIVLDRGTIIHDSSVRDLKKTYMKKKILTFVTTEECLSLSLPGIKTLENANYHFICEVDLEAIPIDAVIREALKLASLKDVTIEDPSMEEVIRILYRNSSHA is encoded by the coding sequence CTCATATTTGGGGCACATTTAAAAATCTTTTCTCTTTTCAAAAAAAAGAAATTGAGGCCATCCACAGTCTTTCATTTCATATTCACGAAGGTGAAAAAGTGGCTTTTGTTGGACCCAATGGGGCAGGCAAATCGACGACAATTAAAATGCTTACAGGCATTTTACATCCCACCGCAGGTCAGATAGACATTCTCGGTTTAACTCCTTGGAAAGATCGCCAAGCTTTAGGTTATAAAATTGGGACGGTCTTTGGACAAAGAACACAGTTGTGGTATCACCTACCGCCTTCAGATACATTTGCATTGTTAGCTAAAATATATGAGATTAACTCTAACGTCTATCGACAACGCCTAGCTGAACTTGTGGAAGTTTTCGAAATCGAATCACTTTTAAACAGACCTGTTAAGCAACTTTCGTTGGGAGAACGCATGCGATGTGAGCTGGTCGCGAGCCTTTTACATCAACCCAAGATTCTTTTCTTAGATGAACCGACGATTGGCTTAGATATCAATGCGAAGCAAAAAATTCGAGGTTTTTTAAACAAATTATCTAAAAATCAGGGAATTGCATTATTTTTGACCTCGCATGATACGGCCGATATTGAACAAGTTTGCGATCGTGTCATTGTTTTGGATCGAGGCACGATTATTCATGATAGTTCAGTCAGAGATTTGAAGAAAACTTATATGAAAAAGAAAATTTTGACTTTTGTGACGACGGAAGAATGCCTTTCACTTTCATTGCCAGGGATCAAAACCCTGGAGAATGCCAATTATCATTTCATCTGTGAAGTTGACTTAGAGGCGATTCCTATTGATGCAGTGATTCGAGAAGCTTTGAAATTGGCTAGCTTAAAAGATGTAACCATTGAAGATCCTTCTATGGAAGAAGTCATCCGAATCCTTTATAGGAATTCCTCTCATGCGTAA
- a CDS encoding phosphoribosyltransferase-like protein — protein MEAFERFKLVLLLFSAGFSNGISSAAELYKKFNEAHITLAEINHWLDQFDQEDREAAIMLLQQIDYYSYRQLIKDLSYLHRQVLACLKKEGFIEDDSKEILFKNIDFSKTYPAKSGDLISYFYRTANKIRGVAFKNLDDLYRDGEDKSNRCLIILDDYASTGTQFLFEQYATEHYDLFNHYQKVFHVVLVANKSAIEKFEKVKRGDHESLAQDFFQILNVNEESEKKKIYENVKKIHSDKLEIIFLHQETPLFEKTKDQDSKSTEKIADLLQKYCMKQYLGGGYDTNGHTVFFYNCPNNLPEILWNSKSRKRDGSPWTPLFKRIEDISIYEMSKGIPAEEQIW, from the coding sequence ATGGAAGCTTTCGAACGCTTTAAACTCGTCCTATTATTATTTTCCGCTGGATTTTCAAACGGTATTTCTTCAGCAGCGGAATTGTACAAGAAATTTAATGAAGCTCATATAACGCTTGCAGAAATTAATCATTGGCTTGATCAATTTGATCAAGAAGATCGTGAAGCTGCCATTATGCTTCTTCAACAAATTGACTACTATTCTTATCGACAATTAATTAAGGACCTTTCTTATTTACATAGACAAGTTCTAGCTTGTTTGAAAAAAGAAGGGTTTATTGAAGATGATAGCAAAGAAATTTTATTTAAAAATATTGACTTCTCAAAAACCTATCCAGCGAAAAGTGGCGACCTTATTTCCTACTTTTATCGCACCGCTAATAAAATCCGGGGCGTCGCTTTTAAAAATTTAGATGATCTGTACCGTGATGGAGAAGACAAATCCAATCGCTGCCTCATTATTTTAGATGACTATGCGAGCACAGGAACACAATTTTTATTTGAACAATATGCCACTGAGCATTACGACCTCTTTAATCATTATCAAAAAGTTTTTCATGTTGTTTTAGTAGCTAACAAAAGTGCAATTGAGAAATTTGAAAAAGTAAAAAGAGGCGACCATGAATCGCTTGCGCAGGATTTTTTTCAAATCCTGAATGTGAATGAAGAATCGGAAAAGAAAAAAATTTATGAAAATGTAAAAAAAATTCATTCAGACAAGCTAGAAATCATTTTTTTACATCAAGAGACGCCTCTCTTTGAAAAAACAAAAGATCAAGATTCTAAATCAACAGAGAAGATTGCGGATTTGCTTCAAAAATACTGCATGAAACAGTATTTAGGTGGGGGTTACGACACAAATGGACATACAGTCTTTTTTTATAATTGTCCTAATAATCTGCCCGAGATTTTGTGGAATAGTAAATCGAGAAAGCGGGATGGATCTCCTTGGACCCCCCTCTTTAAAAGAATTGAAGACATCAGCATTTACGAAATGTCTAAAGGCATTCCCGCTGAAGAGCAAATTTGGTAA
- a CDS encoding LOG family protein yields the protein MEFDFDYSYPDLITPDGCITSIKKIDERTSEAVVFIEHIPPVFVGYRIDPSLVFFNIKSTLAQLGIDGVNRSIQLNQKSGCAEVLVELKAYGTLAVEMLNLLEIGAYVGKLFAADDRRRVRNPDYLSRMFGRADRWGKPLLSLGGLHGSNDLILEKVDGRTVAYLSLQHGRVQYDPTTYGFLPTIAKALISKTPMRDMLRLHQEWKSHLPRNLEGDEILLVKTLPLHIRTVFGRVVNELLSQGYQHTSASVLQPDTTASGDIYELFGKSVREITDIPLEFYTLEPYREHVFFSDRDQLQISLEDSNALFKAFSTAPTPIENKASVFVVKGEQLLSLKPEDWISRETRFHDFPGQTQSNRQALMVERYIEQQPAYPFLKAIDAGYITSQGILLTRYFPSPLMKRMLLGDQIQRCLKGIYFQYPSRNHGMFFSAEDRALLHDLNKFGIPVYWVDEISGKILQFTEKTSRDSGMFVPLDQVETFLRATVFGIYGSNLLKGNFDKELELLLQGVLEMRKEMEHPLLHAATPLALVTGGGPGAMEIGNYVATKLNILSCANVVDFRQKDHSVVNEQNQNPYVQAKMTYRLDKLVERQAEFLLDFPIFLTGGVGTDFEYCLEEVRRKVGSINPSPMLLFGEKEYWKDKITSRFRCNLESGTIMGSEWLSNCFYCIQNAQQGLKVYHEYFSGKLPIGKDGPIYDEGFVDTSLLFKD from the coding sequence ATGGAATTTGATTTTGATTATTCTTATCCAGATTTAATAACACCTGACGGCTGCATTACATCTATTAAAAAAATTGATGAAAGAACGTCTGAAGCTGTTGTCTTTATTGAGCATATTCCCCCTGTGTTTGTGGGATATCGCATAGACCCTTCGCTTGTATTCTTCAACATTAAAAGTACTTTGGCCCAATTAGGCATCGACGGAGTGAATCGATCGATTCAACTCAATCAAAAAAGTGGCTGTGCAGAAGTGCTTGTCGAACTGAAAGCTTACGGAACTCTAGCTGTAGAAATGCTCAACCTTTTAGAAATTGGTGCTTACGTTGGTAAACTTTTTGCAGCAGATGATCGTCGCAGAGTTCGCAATCCAGACTATTTATCGCGTATGTTTGGTAGAGCCGATAGATGGGGCAAGCCACTCCTTTCATTAGGTGGTTTGCATGGGAGCAATGACCTTATTTTAGAAAAAGTCGATGGACGCACCGTAGCCTATCTTTCCCTGCAGCATGGGCGCGTGCAATACGATCCAACAACTTATGGTTTTTTACCGACTATCGCAAAAGCACTCATTAGCAAAACGCCCATGCGAGATATGCTACGCTTACATCAGGAATGGAAATCCCATCTTCCAAGAAATCTCGAAGGAGACGAAATTCTGCTCGTTAAAACACTTCCTTTACATATTCGAACTGTTTTCGGAAGAGTCGTCAATGAACTCCTATCTCAAGGGTATCAACATACATCCGCATCAGTTCTTCAGCCAGATACAACTGCCTCAGGAGATATTTACGAACTATTTGGTAAAAGCGTCCGGGAAATCACCGATATTCCCCTAGAATTTTATACATTGGAACCCTATCGAGAGCATGTCTTTTTTTCCGATCGGGATCAATTGCAAATTTCTCTCGAAGATAGCAATGCCCTCTTCAAAGCATTTTCGACCGCTCCCACTCCAATTGAGAACAAAGCCTCTGTTTTTGTTGTGAAAGGTGAGCAGTTACTTTCTTTGAAACCAGAAGATTGGATAAGCCGAGAAACACGTTTTCATGACTTTCCTGGCCAAACGCAATCCAACCGCCAAGCATTGATGGTGGAAAGATATATTGAACAACAACCTGCATACCCTTTTTTAAAGGCCATTGATGCAGGCTACATCACAAGCCAAGGTATTTTATTAACCCGTTATTTCCCATCCCCTTTGATGAAGCGGATGCTATTGGGCGACCAAATTCAACGTTGCTTAAAAGGCATCTACTTTCAATATCCTTCACGCAATCATGGGATGTTTTTTTCTGCAGAAGATCGTGCTCTTTTACACGACCTCAATAAATTTGGAATTCCTGTTTATTGGGTCGATGAAATAAGTGGAAAAATTTTGCAATTCACAGAAAAAACTTCTCGAGATTCAGGGATGTTCGTTCCATTAGACCAAGTCGAGACATTTCTACGCGCAACAGTCTTTGGGATTTACGGCTCAAATCTCTTAAAAGGCAATTTCGACAAAGAATTAGAACTTCTTCTCCAAGGTGTCCTTGAAATGCGAAAAGAGATGGAACACCCTCTCTTGCACGCTGCGACTCCTTTAGCATTAGTGACGGGAGGCGGACCTGGAGCAATGGAGATTGGGAATTATGTCGCGACAAAGCTCAATATTCTATCCTGCGCAAATGTGGTCGATTTTAGGCAGAAAGATCATTCTGTCGTCAATGAGCAAAATCAAAACCCCTATGTTCAAGCTAAGATGACCTATCGGCTAGATAAGTTGGTTGAGCGTCAGGCCGAATTTCTTCTCGATTTCCCCATCTTTTTAACCGGCGGTGTGGGCACTGATTTTGAATATTGCCTTGAAGAAGTTCGACGTAAAGTAGGCTCCATCAATCCTTCTCCAATGTTATTATTTGGTGAAAAGGAATATTGGAAAGATAAAATCACATCTCGTTTTCGCTGTAACTTAGAAAGTGGCACAATTATGGGATCTGAATGGCTAAGCAATTGCTTTTACTGCATTCAGAATGCCCAACAAGGATTAAAAGTTTATCACGAGTACTTTTCAGGAAAACTCCCGATAGGAAAAGATGGCCCTATTTACGATGAGGGATTTGTCGATACAAGCCTCCTATTCAAAGACTAA
- a CDS encoding DUF1207 domain-containing protein, producing the protein MSKIVQKTCLVFLTWMGATSFLFADAQATEESNDAFLNEFSLQPDHEQAHEGYGYGERQEQTNQEECQNECVENDNESYAHWKRWHHYSHGAPWDYYDFTLSERARGTRYGLTGVWLPEDPILFRPFIADPHQVCYSVGWRFNDQALAKNVIDVSYGDTLPLYRWFYVWPWCGQMQIEIEGALWAVFAPLQESAPLINADYYVAIPITYAIDKWSFRLRAFHISSHIGDEFLLEHPCFDRRNPSAEFLDFSVSHDFTDEIRFYGLVGGILHQDESFKTRRIYAEAGAELRLEGLGFIDHRQQLYGVPFYAMHCRYKADFKKHVDMTYALGYEWGKICGRCKKVRLFAEYHDGYSVDGQFERYANNYFSIRIVYGY; encoded by the coding sequence ATGAGCAAGATCGTTCAAAAAACGTGTTTAGTCTTCTTAACCTGGATGGGAGCGACTTCTTTTCTTTTTGCAGATGCACAAGCAACAGAGGAATCAAATGATGCATTCTTAAATGAATTCTCATTACAACCAGACCATGAACAAGCCCATGAAGGCTATGGCTACGGAGAACGCCAAGAACAAACCAATCAAGAAGAATGCCAAAATGAATGTGTAGAAAATGATAATGAAAGCTATGCACATTGGAAACGTTGGCACCACTATTCTCACGGAGCACCCTGGGATTACTACGATTTTACTTTATCTGAACGCGCAAGAGGTACTCGCTATGGTTTAACGGGGGTTTGGCTGCCAGAAGATCCTATTCTCTTCAGGCCTTTTATTGCGGATCCGCATCAGGTTTGCTATTCGGTGGGTTGGCGTTTTAATGACCAAGCGTTAGCTAAAAATGTTATTGATGTTTCTTATGGGGATACTTTGCCGCTCTACCGATGGTTCTATGTTTGGCCATGGTGTGGACAAATGCAAATCGAGATTGAAGGTGCTTTATGGGCCGTTTTTGCACCCTTGCAAGAATCCGCTCCATTAATTAACGCAGACTACTATGTCGCCATTCCCATTACCTATGCGATCGACAAGTGGTCTTTTAGGTTGCGCGCCTTTCACATCTCCTCACATATCGGGGATGAATTTTTGTTAGAGCACCCATGCTTTGACCGTCGCAACCCGAGTGCTGAATTTTTAGATTTTTCTGTGTCGCATGATTTCACAGATGAGATTCGCTTTTATGGTCTTGTTGGGGGAATTTTGCACCAAGATGAATCATTCAAAACGCGTCGTATTTATGCTGAGGCAGGAGCTGAGCTTAGATTAGAAGGACTTGGCTTTATTGATCACCGGCAGCAACTGTATGGTGTCCCTTTTTATGCCATGCATTGCCGCTATAAAGCCGATTTTAAGAAGCATGTCGATATGACCTATGCTTTAGGGTATGAGTGGGGGAAAATCTGCGGACGATGCAAAAAAGTGCGCCTCTTCGCTGAATATCATGATGGCTATTCTGTTGATGGACAGTTTGAGCGATATGCAAATAATTACTTTAGTATTCGTATCGTCTATGGATATTAA
- a CDS encoding ABC transporter permease, with protein MSVFKTMVFMFYLLKTSIQASLSNKNAFLLESVLMILNNFIFFSLWWIFFNQFHDIDGWKIEEMILLSAIGSGAYGLMQVLFGGIKLLSKMIINGDLDFFMLQPKNLLIHISSSRSLAKGWGHLFTMILFMIYGGLQRDSICLIVISSISGCMVFVSIGIIAHSLPFWMGSVETLSKKYFDSVYLFALYPTNIYSGFMQLVMYTVIPAGIIGNLPVSLIRDFSWIKLALLMGSSSIFLLGAFCVFHMGLKHYESGNKFGLRI; from the coding sequence ATGAGCGTGTTTAAAACCATGGTTTTTATGTTCTATCTGCTCAAGACAAGTATCCAAGCCTCTTTGAGCAACAAGAACGCTTTTTTGCTTGAATCCGTGCTCATGATTTTAAATAATTTCATTTTCTTTTCGTTATGGTGGATTTTTTTCAATCAGTTTCATGATATCGATGGCTGGAAAATTGAAGAGATGATCCTCTTGAGTGCCATCGGATCAGGTGCATATGGTCTTATGCAAGTCTTATTTGGAGGGATTAAACTGCTTTCAAAAATGATTATCAATGGAGATTTAGATTTTTTCATGCTGCAACCCAAAAATTTACTGATTCACATTTCAAGTTCACGCTCATTGGCAAAAGGGTGGGGGCATTTATTCACGATGATCTTATTCATGATTTATGGAGGATTGCAAAGGGATTCCATTTGTTTGATTGTAATCAGTTCTATAAGTGGGTGTATGGTTTTTGTCTCTATAGGTATTATTGCGCACAGTTTGCCTTTTTGGATGGGATCTGTGGAAACGCTTTCGAAAAAATATTTCGATTCTGTTTATCTCTTTGCGCTATATCCAACGAATATTTACTCCGGATTCATGCAACTTGTGATGTATACCGTGATCCCTGCAGGTATCATTGGAAATCTGCCTGTATCGTTGATTCGAGATTTTTCTTGGATCAAACTTGCGCTATTAATGGGGAGTTCTTCGATTTTCTTACTTGGCGCATTTTGCGTATTTCATATGGGCCTTAAGCATTATGAATCGGGTAATAAATTTGGACTACGTATTTAA